CATCCTCCTGGTTTCGCGGGGGTAGTACTCCGGCCTGCGCCTGCGCCTGCAAGGCCAGCTCGCAGGCCAGGAAGCAGTGCACCTGAGTCATGGCGGTCTCGCTGCGGTTCAGCACGTCTTCCAGAAGCTGACGCCCGTACGGAAGAGCGACCTGGCTACAGTCGATGTGTCGCGTCTGATCGCCGTCCACCAGAAAGAGATGGCTGCCATCGGCGCGCCCGGCCAGATCGATGTTCTTTCGCACTTCGATGAAACCCTCGCTGCCCAGTAGGGTCAGGCGACCGTCGCCCCAGCTCGAAAGACCGTCCGGCGTGAACCAGTCCACGCGCACATAGCCACTGCAACCGTCTCCTTCCAGCAGGACCTCGCCAAAGTCTTCGAGTTCGGGGTACTGGGGGTGGGCGTGATTGGCAATCCTCGATGCGACCACGCGCGCTTCACTGGCTCCGGTGAAGTGCAGGAACTGATCCATTTGATGCGATGCGATGTCGCATAGAATGCCGCCGTAGCGGGCGCGCCGAAAATACCACTCGGGACGCGTCGGTGCGTTCATGCGATGCGGTC
The sequence above is a segment of the bacterium genome. Coding sequences within it:
- a CDS encoding Gfo/Idh/MocA family oxidoreductase produces the protein MSNSLPPIRVAAIGLDHGHIFGMAHSVVAAGAELVSFFPSTGGLAEIFAKAHPDARAVADPREILEDDTIQLVLCAAVNADRAAIGLDVMRHGKDFMSDKPGVTTLEQLAEVRRVQADTGRIYSICFSERFENQATVRASELVSEGAIGRVLQTVGLGPHRMNAPTRPEWYFRRARYGGILCDIASHQMDQFLHFTGASEARVVASRIANHAHPQYPELEDFGEVLLEGDGCSGYVRVDWFTPDGLSSWGDGRLTLLGSEGFIEVRKNIDLAGRADGSHLFLVDGDQTRHIDCSQVALPYGRQLLEDVLNRSETAMTQVHCFLACELALQAQAQAGVLPPRNQEDAR